CCAACTAGCAGATTTCAGCCGCAAACAGGGCTCGCAGGTGCTGACCTATGGTGTTGAGCAGGGCGACTTCCATACGCAGAAGCTGGATATCAGTCCCGCTGGGAACCGGTTTGAGCTGGTGACGCCCGCAGGCACATGGTCCATCTGGTCGCCGCTGATTGGACGCGTCAACGTTTACAACGTGCTCGCTGCGTCAGCCGCAGCATTCGCGCGAGGATGCACGGAGCAACAGATCGTAATCGGCATCGCCCATATGGAGCGCGTGCCCGGCCGTTTCGAACGCGTGAATGAAGGCCAGCCATTCGCTGTCGTGGTCGATTACGCTCATACGGATGATGCTCTGAAGAACCTCACCGCGCTAGCGCGTGAGTTCGTCAACCGTGGCGGGGGCCGTGGCCGCGTCATAACCGTGTTCGGATGCGGAGGCGATCGCGACCGGAGCAAGCGTCCGCTGATGGGTGAGGCCGCCGCCCGGGGCAGCGACTTCGTCGTTGTTACCTCGGACAACCCGCGCAGCGAGGATCCGTTGGCTATCATTAACGATTCCGTCCCCGGCTTGCAGCGCGTAGGCGCGCGGTATGCCCTGGAACCGGACCGCCACAAGGCAATTGCCTTGGCGCTTTCGGAGGCCAACGCAGATGACATCGTGCTCATCGCGGGCAAAGGTCACGAGCGTACGCAGACGACACGCGAGGGCGTTTTCCCGTTCGACGATTTCGAAGTGGCGAGCGAAGAAGTTAAAAAGCTCGGATACAAAAAGGCAGAGTCGGCCGGGAAGGGAATGCGATGAAGCTTTCTCTGTCCCGTATCGCCGAATTCACGCAGGCCAGTGGCGAGTTCGAGGGCCATTCCGTCGCACATGGGTATTCCATCGACTCGAGAACCGTGCAGCCGGGCGAGATTTTTTTCGCCGTTCAAGGTGAGCGTCTCGACGGACACGACTACGTGGAAGCTGCCCTGCACGCCGGCGCCCTTGCGGCCATTGTGCGCAAGGATGCCATCGCGCGTTTCCCGGACAAGACTCGCCTGCTCGCCGTGGACGACACCTTGCGTGCCCTGTCGTTGCTTGCCGCCGCCGTTCGCCGATTGTGGGGCAAGCCGCTGGTGGGCGTCACCGGATCGGCAGGCAAGACGACCACCAAGGACGCCATCGCGCACGTACTGGCATCGCGCAAGCGGGTGCTCAAATCCGTGGGCAACCTGAATAACCACTTCGGGATGCCGCTGCAGCTTCTGCGTTTGGAGCCCGAGCACGACATCGCCGTCATCGAGATAGGGATGTCGCACCCAGGCGAGATTACCGCGCTGGCTGCGCTGGCCCTGCCCGATATCGGAGTGGTGACGAATGTCGGCCCAGTCCACCTGGAATTCTTCGGTTCCGTTGCCGAGATTGCTCGCGCGAAATACGAACTTGTTGCCTCGCTCCCTTGCGGCGGAGTCGCCGTGCTCAACGCAGATGACGAGTACGTGTCACAATTTGGCCGCAACTTTCACGGACGAGTTGTCACCTACGGCATTCACAAGTTTGCCGACGTCCGTGCGCAGAATATAGAAACGCGCGGCGCACTGGGATCAGCCTTTGACGTTATCGTCGGTGGATGTTGCGAGCAGGCCACGTTGCCGCTGGTCGGCGAACATAACATCTTGAACGCATTGGCGGCTGTTTCCGTTGCGCTGCAACAGGGCATTACGCCGTCAGATGCCGTGAGCAGCCTGGCATCGCTCGCGCCGCCGGAAAAACGTGGCGAAGTGCTCCATTTGTGCGGCGCTACTGTGGTGAACGATTGCTACAATTCCAATCCTAAGGCTCTCAAAGCGATGGTCGATGCGCTGGCTTTGGCCCCCGCAAGCCGGCACATTGTGGTTGCAGGCGAAATGCTGGAGCTCGGCGCGACCGGTCCCGATCTGCATTACGAGTGTGGCGTACACATGGCCAGGCGCGGTGTGCAGGTGGTGGTGGGCGTGCGCGGGCTGGCGGAGCACATCGTCCGCGGAGCCGTGGACGCTGGGGCGCAGGCAACCTTCCTTGCCACACCTGAAGAGGCTGGCGAGTGGCTGGCGCGCGAGGTGTGCAAGGGGGACAGCGTCCTCCTGAAAGCATCGCGCGGAGTACGCCTGGAACGGGCATTGGACACGTGGAAAGCGCGAACCGGCTTCCGTGAACCGGCTTCAATGT
This Clostridia bacterium DNA region includes the following protein-coding sequences:
- a CDS encoding UDP-N-acetylmuramoyl-L-alanyl-D-glutamate--2,6-diaminopimelate ligase; its protein translation is MNFLETLDGAEVLSQSGNPLVTGIDYDSRRVQPGFVFVAMKGEATDGNRYIDQAIAGGAVAVVSDSASEKSRPGVAWAQVPHGRRALARLSANFYKRPAEKLRITGITGTNGKTTTTFILEGMLRAAGRKNVLIGTVEYHVGDEVLPAPHTTPESLELNQMFARAVGNGATEAVMEVSSHALEQQRVFGVPFDVAVFSNLTRDHLDYHGTFEEYFASKRILFQGCGTEAPRVSVLNADDAYGVQLADFSRKQGSQVLTYGVEQGDFHTQKLDISPAGNRFELVTPAGTWSIWSPLIGRVNVYNVLAASAAAFARGCTEQQIVIGIAHMERVPGRFERVNEGQPFAVVVDYAHTDDALKNLTALAREFVNRGGGRGRVITVFGCGGDRDRSKRPLMGEAAARGSDFVVVTSDNPRSEDPLAIINDSVPGLQRVGARYALEPDRHKAIALALSEANADDIVLIAGKGHERTQTTREGVFPFDDFEVASEEVKKLGYKKAESAGKGMR
- the murF gene encoding UDP-N-acetylmuramoyl-tripeptide--D-alanyl-D-alanine ligase yields the protein MKLSLSRIAEFTQASGEFEGHSVAHGYSIDSRTVQPGEIFFAVQGERLDGHDYVEAALHAGALAAIVRKDAIARFPDKTRLLAVDDTLRALSLLAAAVRRLWGKPLVGVTGSAGKTTTKDAIAHVLASRKRVLKSVGNLNNHFGMPLQLLRLEPEHDIAVIEIGMSHPGEITALAALALPDIGVVTNVGPVHLEFFGSVAEIARAKYELVASLPCGGVAVLNADDEYVSQFGRNFHGRVVTYGIHKFADVRAQNIETRGALGSAFDVIVGGCCEQATLPLVGEHNILNALAAVSVALQQGITPSDAVSSLASLAPPEKRGEVLHLCGATVVNDCYNSNPKALKAMVDALALAPASRHIVVAGEMLELGATGPDLHYECGVHMARRGVQVVVGVRGLAEHIVRGAVDAGAQATFLATPEEAGEWLAREVCKGDSVLLKASRGVRLERALDTWKARTGFREPASM